CAACATGAGCAATCAGAGCCAGGTCAGCAAGGTAGTTTAACGGTATCTAGGAGTATAGGCAATATTGCCGGCTTTATCCATCGCGGCTCTATCTTGTCTCCTGCGGCCAACGAGACAAATGCACAATTAGACTGGTACTATCCCTATCGACCTTGTGAATAACACCATACTGACAGTCCCAAGGCTAAGTTCTTCAGAGCTCCCAGATGGGAAGCATATCAAAGTTCTAGTTGAACACTACTTTCAAAATTTCCATCCGCTTCGATGTTACGCCTTCATTCACAAGCCATCCTTTATGCAAAAGCTAAACGACAGGTTGGACTCTGATCTGCGAGATGATGCGCTGTTACACATCATGTGCACTATAGGAGCACTGTAAGTGTTCAATCATTCTATTTTTATACATCTATTTGCTCACACGAACGTTAGATTCTTTGCGCTCGAGTATAGTGATACAGTTCAAGAACTACCAACATCAGTTGTCCTGAAAGCTGGCTCGCAATGGGCTGCCACAGCTGAGCGTCTACTCCTTGGGAATACGCATCACATTTCAGTTGATGGATTGATGGTATGAGATCACGCTGCTACCACAAATCTTTTCACTCACGCTACTAGACTGCTCAACTTCTTTATGACTATGCTCTTCGCATGGCCAACTTTACGCAAGCCTTTGTCTTGAGCGCCTTAATGGCGAGGATGACCCAAGCTCTGCAACTGAATCTGGAGTACTCCTCGGACCTTTTCAACCAGTCACCCAACAACACTCTATCGATAACAGCCAGAGAGTGTCGTAGACGCCTAATGTGGAGTTGCTATGTCACAGACGTTCTCTGTAGCAATGGCGTTGAGCAACTGACCTTGGTATTCGAGAAACACATCAGGATCCAGCTGCCATGCCATGAACGGAACTTTCTTCATGAACGGCCATGTATCACAAGAACATTAACTGGCTCGCCTCTCGACTTTATCCCCCCTGATAAGATACCAGTTGACATAGACAGCAATATGGGCATGCTGGGCTACCTCATTCAACACCTTGAAATACGACGGCGAGTTCTATGGTACATCAAGCACCTGGATCAAGCCAAACCTCCATGGCTTCCCGACTCGGAGTTTGCACAGTTAGATCAAGAATTGCAGGCTTGGTACATGTCACTCCCACCAAGTCTTCAGTTCACGACTTCGACTATCTACCTACGCAAGGAGTCATCACAACTTGGGGCTTTATGCTTCTTTCACTGCACTTACCATCAGACCATGCTGGACTTTTATCGCATTGGAACCCCCGAACTATTCAAGCTCCGATCGGCATTCCATTTCTCACCCGAACAACATGACTTTCAGCGACATTTGCAATACGCGTTGTTCAAGGTGGCCCGTACGTTGGCCGCGATTGTCGCTGAAGCGGAGCAGCATGGGCCTCGGATTACCGGTGATACGTGGTTCCCTACGATTGCCTACGAGAGCAACAGAGTCATGCTCTACTACCTGACCCAGGTCACGGATCCTATGGCTCTCGATAAACGAGAACTAGTGTTGAGCACTATTCCATACTTGCAGAGTAacctcaaggctctcaagaCAATGCGTGCCACTAATGCCATGGCGGATAGCCTCGTGAGTGGTCAACCCCATGTCTGAGGCGTGTGCTAATCTCAACGTGATAGTCCCGCGGAGCCGAAAGCATGCTCCAGAAGTTGGGAGTTGACTCCAACAATATTCTTCCCCTACCAAGCGTCATCCTGGACGACCCATACTTGGCCTTCCCAAGCCGAGACACGCAGATCGGAGTGGATGCACCATCTCAGAGAGCAGCCGACTCCGATCTCCATCCACTTTCCATTTTCCGTATGGCACGCAACGAGATCCCAGAGGGTCACGCTCCGGCAGTATCTGTGCGCAAGAGCCCAGTTCCAGCCGAGGAGGTTCCACTGCAGCCTCCTCAACTGGATCAAGATCTTCATGGATTTGAGCAAAACTTGGATCTGTTCTTTGCGCCGGATTTAGCTCAGGACTGGCAACTTGCAGAGATGCTTCTCGATTCGGGGACGGTTGGAGATGGGCCAATATCATGGATTGGGATGCCGCAACCGGGCTTATAGAATAGAGATCACACGAGTTGCGATCCCATGGAGTGCTTCATATAGCATGGTAATTA
This region of Fusarium keratoplasticum isolate Fu6.1 chromosome 7, whole genome shotgun sequence genomic DNA includes:
- a CDS encoding Fungal-trans domain-containing protein translates to MCTIGALFFALEYSDTVQELPTSVVLKAGSQWAATAERLLLGNTHHISVDGLMTAQLLYDYALRMANFTQAFVLSALMARMTQALQLNLEYSSDLFNQSPNNTLSITARECRRRLMWSCYVTDVLCSNGVEQLTLVFEKHIRIQLPCHERNFLHERPCITRTLTGSPLDFIPPDKIPVDIDSNMGMLGYLIQHLEIRRRVLWYIKHLDQAKPPWLPDSEFAQLDQELQAWYMSLPPSLQFTTSTIYLRKESSQLGALCFFHCTYHQTMLDFYRIGTPELFKLRSAFHFSPEQHDFQRHLQYALFKVARTLAAIVAEAEQHGPRITGDTWFPTIAYESNRVMLYYLTQVTDPMALDKRELVLSTIPYLQSNLKALKTMRATNAMADSLSRGAESMLQKLGVDSNNILPLPSVILDDPYLAFPSRDTQIGVDAPSQRAADSDLHPLSIFRMARNEIPEGHAPAVSVRKSPVPAEEVPLQPPQLDQDLHGFEQNLDLFFAPDLAQDWQLAEMLLDSGTVGDGPISWIGMPQPGL